A window of the Podarcis raffonei isolate rPodRaf1 chromosome 4, rPodRaf1.pri, whole genome shotgun sequence genome harbors these coding sequences:
- the TRIM3 gene encoding tripartite motif-containing protein 3 isoform X1, with protein MAGRLAGGSGEAGPEGAPVARRSWAIRKEGGGGCQWGAPPAVAMAKRESSSSPVVRQIDKQFLVCSICLDRYHNPKVLPCLHTFCERCLQNYIPPQSLTLSCPVCRQTSILPEKGVAALQNNFFITNLMEVLQRQPDSASHEDAAAAMLDSVSAVPGKPLSCPNHEGKMMEYYCESCETAMCHECTVGEHREHVTVPLRDVVEQHKASLRQQLDAIKSRLPQLTTAIGLVSEISQQLVERKNDAVAEIGSTFAELEKALHQRKGLLVRDLEALCGAKQKVLQAQLDTLRQGQENILSSCSFTEQALDHGSETEVLLVKKQMTERLSELAGRDFPEQPHENAQVDYVVETEGVRKSILNLGVLLTTSAIAHKTVATGEGLRHAVVGQAASLTVTTKDKDGELVRSGSACLQAEATAPDGSALSHEVLDNKNGTYELLYTPRHEGDHLLSIRLYGQPIRGSPFRVKAVKASDVPPSPDDVKRRVKSPSSGHIRQKAVRRPSSMYSSGKKKENPIEDELIFRVGSRGREKGEFTNLQGISTSSSGRIVVADSNNQCVQVFSNEGQFRLRFGVRGRSPGQLQRPTGVTVDLNGDIIIADYDNRWVSIFSPEGKFKTKIGAGRLMGPKGVAVDRNGHIIVVDNKACCVFIFQSNGKLVTKFGSRGTSERQFAGTLDGPHFVAVNNKNEIVVTDFHNHSVKVYSADGEFLFKFGSHGEGNGQFNAPTGVAVDSNGNIIVADWGNSRIQVFDSAGSFLSYINTTADPLYGPQGLALTSDGHVVVADSGNHCFKAYRYLQ; from the exons ATGGCcggaaggctggcggggggctcCGGAGAGGCGGGCCCCGAGGGCGCCCCCGTCGCCCGCAGAAGCTGG GCCATCcgcaaagaaggaggaggagggtgccAGTGGGGCGCCCCCCCGGCCGTCGCCATGGCGAAGCGGGAGTCCAGCTCTAGCCCGGTGGTGCGGCAGATCGACAAGCAGTTCCTAGTGTGCAGCATCTGCCTGGACCGCTACCACAACCCCAAGGTGCTCCCCTGCCTGCACACCTTCTGCGAAAG GTGTCTCCAGAACTATATCCCGCCCCAGAGCCTGACCCTCTCCTGCCCCGTCTGCCGCCAGACCTCCATCCTGCCCGAGAAGGGGGTGGCCGCCCTGCAGAACAACTTCTTCATCACCAACCTCATGGAGGTGCTGCAGCGCCAGCCCGACAGCGCCAGCCACGAAGACGCGGCCGCCGCCATGCTGGACTCGGTCAGCGCCGTGCCCGGGAAGCCTCTCTCCTGCCCCAACCACGAGGGGAAG ATGATGGAGTACTACTGCGAGTCGTGCGAGACGGCCATGTGCCACGAGTGCACGGTGGGGGAGCACCGGGAGCACGTGACGGTGCCCCTGCGGGACGTGGTGGAGCAGCACAAGGCCTCCCTGCGCCAGCAGCTAGACGCCATCAAGAGCCG CCTGCCTCAGTTGACCACGGCCATCGGGCTGGTCTCCGAGATCAGCCAGCAGCTGGTGGAGCGCAAGAACGATGCCGTGGCCGAGATCGGGAGCACGTTTGCCGAGCTGGAGAAGGCTCTGCACCAGCGGAAGGGGCTGCTGGTTCGGGACCTGGAGGCCCTGTGTGGAGCCAAGCAGAAG gTGCTGCAGGCGCAGCTGGACACGCTCCGGCAGGGCCAGGAGAACATCCTGAGCAGCTGCAGCTTCACGGAGCAGGCCCTGGACCACGGCTCCGAGACGGAGGTCCTGCTGGTCAAGAAGCAGATGACGGAGCGGCTGAGCGAGCTGGCCGGCCGTGACTTCCCCGAGCAGCCGCACGAGAACGCCCAGGTGGACTATGTGGTGGAGACGGAGGGCGTGCGCAAGTCCATCCTCAACCTGGGCGTCCTGCTGACCACCAGCGCCATCGCTCACAAGACGGTGGCCACGGGGGAGGGCCTGCGCCACGCCGTGGTGGGCCAGGCCGCCTCGCTGACCGTCACCACCAAAGACAAGGACGGGGAGCTGGTGCGCAGCGGGAGCGCCTGCCTGCAGGCCGAGGCCACCGCCCCCGACGGCTCGGCCCTGAGTCACGAGGTGCTGGACAACAAGAACGGCACCTACGAGCTGCTCTACACGCCGCGCCACGAGGGAGACCACCTGCTCTCCATCCGGCTCTACGGGCAGCCCATCCGCGGGAGCCCCTTCCGCGTCAAGGCCGTCAAGGCCTCCGACGTGCCACCCTCCCCGGACGACGTCAAGCGCCGCGTCAAGTCCCCCAGCAGCGGCCACATCCGCCAGAAGGCCGTGCGCCGCCCCTCCAGCATGTACAGCAGCGGCAAGAAGAAGGAGAACCCCATTGAGGACGAACTCATCTTCCGCGTGG GGAGTCGCGGTCGGGAGAAGGGAGAGTTCACCAACCTGCAGGGCATCTCCACCTCCAGCAGCGGGCGCATCGTGGTGGCCGACAGCAATAACCAGTGTGTGCAG GTCTTCTCCAACGAGGGCCAGTTCCGCCTGCGCTTTGGGGTGCGGGGCCGCTCCCCAGGCCAGCTGCAGCGCCCCACTGGGGTCACCGTGGACCTCAACGGGGACATCATCATTGCCGACTACGACAATCGCTGGGTCAGCATCTTCTCCCCCGAGGGCAAGTTCAAG ACCAAAATCGGAGCCGGCCGCCTGATGGGCCCAAAGGGGGTGGCCGTGGACCGCAACGGCCACATCATTGTGGTGGACAACAAGGCCTGCTGCGTCTTCATCTTCCAGTCCAACGGGAAGCTGGTGACCAAGTTTGGCAGCCGCGGCACCTCGGAGCGCCAGTTTGCAGGTACCCTCGACG gGCCGCACTTCGTCGCCGTCAACAACAAGAACGAGATCGTGGTGACCGACTTCCACAACCACTCCGTGAAG gtgtACAGTGCTGACGGAGAGTTCCTCTTCAAGTTTGGCTCACACGGCGAGGGGAACGGGCAGTTCAACGCCCCAACAGGGGTCGCCGTGGACTCCAACGGGAACATCATTGTGGCCGACTGGGGCAACAGCCGGATCCAG GTCTTTGACAGCGCAGGCTCCTTTCTGTCCTACATCAACACCACGGCAGACCCCCTCTACGGGCCGCAGGGCTTGGCGCTGACGTCCGACGGCCACGtggttgtggccgactctggcaaCCACTGCTTCAAGGCCTACCGCTACCTGCAGTAG
- the TRIM3 gene encoding tripartite motif-containing protein 3 isoform X2 codes for MAGRLAGGSGEAGPEGAPVARRSWAIRKEGGGGCQWGAPPAVAMAKRESSSSPVVRQIDKQFLVCSICLDRYHNPKVLPCLHTFCERCLQNYIPPQSLTLSCPVCRQTSILPEKGVAALQNNFFITNLMEVLQRQPDSASHEDAAAAMLDSVSAVPGKPLSCPNHEGKMMEYYCESCETAMCHECTVGEHREHVTVPLRDVVEQHKASLRQQLDAIKSRLPQLTTAIGLVSEISQQLVERKNDAVAEIGSTFAELEKALHQRKGLLVRDLEALCGAKQKVLQAQLDTLRQGQENILSSCSFTEQALDHGSETEVLLVKKQMTERLSELAGRDFPEQPHENAQVDYVVETEGVRKSILNLGVLLTTSAIAHKTVATGEGLRHAVVGQAASLTVTTKDKDGELVRSGSACLQAEATAPDGSALSHEVLDNKNGTYELLYTPRHEGDHLLSIRLYGQPIRGSPFRVKAVKASDVPPSPDDVKRRVKSPSSGHIRQKAVRRPSSMYSSGKKKENPIEDELIFRVGSRGREKGEFTNLQGISTSSSGRIVVADSNNQCVQVFSNEGQFRLRFGVRGRSPGQLQRPTGVTVDLNGDIIIADYDNRWVSIFSPEGKFKTKIGAGRLMGPKGVAVDRNGHIIVVDNKACCVFIFQSNGKLVTKFGSRGTSERQFAGPHFVAVNNKNEIVVTDFHNHSVKVYSADGEFLFKFGSHGEGNGQFNAPTGVAVDSNGNIIVADWGNSRIQVFDSAGSFLSYINTTADPLYGPQGLALTSDGHVVVADSGNHCFKAYRYLQ; via the exons ATGGCcggaaggctggcggggggctcCGGAGAGGCGGGCCCCGAGGGCGCCCCCGTCGCCCGCAGAAGCTGG GCCATCcgcaaagaaggaggaggagggtgccAGTGGGGCGCCCCCCCGGCCGTCGCCATGGCGAAGCGGGAGTCCAGCTCTAGCCCGGTGGTGCGGCAGATCGACAAGCAGTTCCTAGTGTGCAGCATCTGCCTGGACCGCTACCACAACCCCAAGGTGCTCCCCTGCCTGCACACCTTCTGCGAAAG GTGTCTCCAGAACTATATCCCGCCCCAGAGCCTGACCCTCTCCTGCCCCGTCTGCCGCCAGACCTCCATCCTGCCCGAGAAGGGGGTGGCCGCCCTGCAGAACAACTTCTTCATCACCAACCTCATGGAGGTGCTGCAGCGCCAGCCCGACAGCGCCAGCCACGAAGACGCGGCCGCCGCCATGCTGGACTCGGTCAGCGCCGTGCCCGGGAAGCCTCTCTCCTGCCCCAACCACGAGGGGAAG ATGATGGAGTACTACTGCGAGTCGTGCGAGACGGCCATGTGCCACGAGTGCACGGTGGGGGAGCACCGGGAGCACGTGACGGTGCCCCTGCGGGACGTGGTGGAGCAGCACAAGGCCTCCCTGCGCCAGCAGCTAGACGCCATCAAGAGCCG CCTGCCTCAGTTGACCACGGCCATCGGGCTGGTCTCCGAGATCAGCCAGCAGCTGGTGGAGCGCAAGAACGATGCCGTGGCCGAGATCGGGAGCACGTTTGCCGAGCTGGAGAAGGCTCTGCACCAGCGGAAGGGGCTGCTGGTTCGGGACCTGGAGGCCCTGTGTGGAGCCAAGCAGAAG gTGCTGCAGGCGCAGCTGGACACGCTCCGGCAGGGCCAGGAGAACATCCTGAGCAGCTGCAGCTTCACGGAGCAGGCCCTGGACCACGGCTCCGAGACGGAGGTCCTGCTGGTCAAGAAGCAGATGACGGAGCGGCTGAGCGAGCTGGCCGGCCGTGACTTCCCCGAGCAGCCGCACGAGAACGCCCAGGTGGACTATGTGGTGGAGACGGAGGGCGTGCGCAAGTCCATCCTCAACCTGGGCGTCCTGCTGACCACCAGCGCCATCGCTCACAAGACGGTGGCCACGGGGGAGGGCCTGCGCCACGCCGTGGTGGGCCAGGCCGCCTCGCTGACCGTCACCACCAAAGACAAGGACGGGGAGCTGGTGCGCAGCGGGAGCGCCTGCCTGCAGGCCGAGGCCACCGCCCCCGACGGCTCGGCCCTGAGTCACGAGGTGCTGGACAACAAGAACGGCACCTACGAGCTGCTCTACACGCCGCGCCACGAGGGAGACCACCTGCTCTCCATCCGGCTCTACGGGCAGCCCATCCGCGGGAGCCCCTTCCGCGTCAAGGCCGTCAAGGCCTCCGACGTGCCACCCTCCCCGGACGACGTCAAGCGCCGCGTCAAGTCCCCCAGCAGCGGCCACATCCGCCAGAAGGCCGTGCGCCGCCCCTCCAGCATGTACAGCAGCGGCAAGAAGAAGGAGAACCCCATTGAGGACGAACTCATCTTCCGCGTGG GGAGTCGCGGTCGGGAGAAGGGAGAGTTCACCAACCTGCAGGGCATCTCCACCTCCAGCAGCGGGCGCATCGTGGTGGCCGACAGCAATAACCAGTGTGTGCAG GTCTTCTCCAACGAGGGCCAGTTCCGCCTGCGCTTTGGGGTGCGGGGCCGCTCCCCAGGCCAGCTGCAGCGCCCCACTGGGGTCACCGTGGACCTCAACGGGGACATCATCATTGCCGACTACGACAATCGCTGGGTCAGCATCTTCTCCCCCGAGGGCAAGTTCAAG ACCAAAATCGGAGCCGGCCGCCTGATGGGCCCAAAGGGGGTGGCCGTGGACCGCAACGGCCACATCATTGTGGTGGACAACAAGGCCTGCTGCGTCTTCATCTTCCAGTCCAACGGGAAGCTGGTGACCAAGTTTGGCAGCCGCGGCACCTCGGAGCGCCAGTTTGCAG gGCCGCACTTCGTCGCCGTCAACAACAAGAACGAGATCGTGGTGACCGACTTCCACAACCACTCCGTGAAG gtgtACAGTGCTGACGGAGAGTTCCTCTTCAAGTTTGGCTCACACGGCGAGGGGAACGGGCAGTTCAACGCCCCAACAGGGGTCGCCGTGGACTCCAACGGGAACATCATTGTGGCCGACTGGGGCAACAGCCGGATCCAG GTCTTTGACAGCGCAGGCTCCTTTCTGTCCTACATCAACACCACGGCAGACCCCCTCTACGGGCCGCAGGGCTTGGCGCTGACGTCCGACGGCCACGtggttgtggccgactctggcaaCCACTGCTTCAAGGCCTACCGCTACCTGCAGTAG
- the TRIM3 gene encoding tripartite motif-containing protein 3 isoform X3 gives MAKRESSSSPVVRQIDKQFLVCSICLDRYHNPKVLPCLHTFCERCLQNYIPPQSLTLSCPVCRQTSILPEKGVAALQNNFFITNLMEVLQRQPDSASHEDAAAAMLDSVSAVPGKPLSCPNHEGKMMEYYCESCETAMCHECTVGEHREHVTVPLRDVVEQHKASLRQQLDAIKSRLPQLTTAIGLVSEISQQLVERKNDAVAEIGSTFAELEKALHQRKGLLVRDLEALCGAKQKVLQAQLDTLRQGQENILSSCSFTEQALDHGSETEVLLVKKQMTERLSELAGRDFPEQPHENAQVDYVVETEGVRKSILNLGVLLTTSAIAHKTVATGEGLRHAVVGQAASLTVTTKDKDGELVRSGSACLQAEATAPDGSALSHEVLDNKNGTYELLYTPRHEGDHLLSIRLYGQPIRGSPFRVKAVKASDVPPSPDDVKRRVKSPSSGHIRQKAVRRPSSMYSSGKKKENPIEDELIFRVGSRGREKGEFTNLQGISTSSSGRIVVADSNNQCVQVFSNEGQFRLRFGVRGRSPGQLQRPTGVTVDLNGDIIIADYDNRWVSIFSPEGKFKTKIGAGRLMGPKGVAVDRNGHIIVVDNKACCVFIFQSNGKLVTKFGSRGTSERQFAGTLDGPHFVAVNNKNEIVVTDFHNHSVKVYSADGEFLFKFGSHGEGNGQFNAPTGVAVDSNGNIIVADWGNSRIQVFDSAGSFLSYINTTADPLYGPQGLALTSDGHVVVADSGNHCFKAYRYLQ, from the exons ATGGCGAAGCGGGAGTCCAGCTCTAGCCCGGTGGTGCGGCAGATCGACAAGCAGTTCCTAGTGTGCAGCATCTGCCTGGACCGCTACCACAACCCCAAGGTGCTCCCCTGCCTGCACACCTTCTGCGAAAG GTGTCTCCAGAACTATATCCCGCCCCAGAGCCTGACCCTCTCCTGCCCCGTCTGCCGCCAGACCTCCATCCTGCCCGAGAAGGGGGTGGCCGCCCTGCAGAACAACTTCTTCATCACCAACCTCATGGAGGTGCTGCAGCGCCAGCCCGACAGCGCCAGCCACGAAGACGCGGCCGCCGCCATGCTGGACTCGGTCAGCGCCGTGCCCGGGAAGCCTCTCTCCTGCCCCAACCACGAGGGGAAG ATGATGGAGTACTACTGCGAGTCGTGCGAGACGGCCATGTGCCACGAGTGCACGGTGGGGGAGCACCGGGAGCACGTGACGGTGCCCCTGCGGGACGTGGTGGAGCAGCACAAGGCCTCCCTGCGCCAGCAGCTAGACGCCATCAAGAGCCG CCTGCCTCAGTTGACCACGGCCATCGGGCTGGTCTCCGAGATCAGCCAGCAGCTGGTGGAGCGCAAGAACGATGCCGTGGCCGAGATCGGGAGCACGTTTGCCGAGCTGGAGAAGGCTCTGCACCAGCGGAAGGGGCTGCTGGTTCGGGACCTGGAGGCCCTGTGTGGAGCCAAGCAGAAG gTGCTGCAGGCGCAGCTGGACACGCTCCGGCAGGGCCAGGAGAACATCCTGAGCAGCTGCAGCTTCACGGAGCAGGCCCTGGACCACGGCTCCGAGACGGAGGTCCTGCTGGTCAAGAAGCAGATGACGGAGCGGCTGAGCGAGCTGGCCGGCCGTGACTTCCCCGAGCAGCCGCACGAGAACGCCCAGGTGGACTATGTGGTGGAGACGGAGGGCGTGCGCAAGTCCATCCTCAACCTGGGCGTCCTGCTGACCACCAGCGCCATCGCTCACAAGACGGTGGCCACGGGGGAGGGCCTGCGCCACGCCGTGGTGGGCCAGGCCGCCTCGCTGACCGTCACCACCAAAGACAAGGACGGGGAGCTGGTGCGCAGCGGGAGCGCCTGCCTGCAGGCCGAGGCCACCGCCCCCGACGGCTCGGCCCTGAGTCACGAGGTGCTGGACAACAAGAACGGCACCTACGAGCTGCTCTACACGCCGCGCCACGAGGGAGACCACCTGCTCTCCATCCGGCTCTACGGGCAGCCCATCCGCGGGAGCCCCTTCCGCGTCAAGGCCGTCAAGGCCTCCGACGTGCCACCCTCCCCGGACGACGTCAAGCGCCGCGTCAAGTCCCCCAGCAGCGGCCACATCCGCCAGAAGGCCGTGCGCCGCCCCTCCAGCATGTACAGCAGCGGCAAGAAGAAGGAGAACCCCATTGAGGACGAACTCATCTTCCGCGTGG GGAGTCGCGGTCGGGAGAAGGGAGAGTTCACCAACCTGCAGGGCATCTCCACCTCCAGCAGCGGGCGCATCGTGGTGGCCGACAGCAATAACCAGTGTGTGCAG GTCTTCTCCAACGAGGGCCAGTTCCGCCTGCGCTTTGGGGTGCGGGGCCGCTCCCCAGGCCAGCTGCAGCGCCCCACTGGGGTCACCGTGGACCTCAACGGGGACATCATCATTGCCGACTACGACAATCGCTGGGTCAGCATCTTCTCCCCCGAGGGCAAGTTCAAG ACCAAAATCGGAGCCGGCCGCCTGATGGGCCCAAAGGGGGTGGCCGTGGACCGCAACGGCCACATCATTGTGGTGGACAACAAGGCCTGCTGCGTCTTCATCTTCCAGTCCAACGGGAAGCTGGTGACCAAGTTTGGCAGCCGCGGCACCTCGGAGCGCCAGTTTGCAGGTACCCTCGACG gGCCGCACTTCGTCGCCGTCAACAACAAGAACGAGATCGTGGTGACCGACTTCCACAACCACTCCGTGAAG gtgtACAGTGCTGACGGAGAGTTCCTCTTCAAGTTTGGCTCACACGGCGAGGGGAACGGGCAGTTCAACGCCCCAACAGGGGTCGCCGTGGACTCCAACGGGAACATCATTGTGGCCGACTGGGGCAACAGCCGGATCCAG GTCTTTGACAGCGCAGGCTCCTTTCTGTCCTACATCAACACCACGGCAGACCCCCTCTACGGGCCGCAGGGCTTGGCGCTGACGTCCGACGGCCACGtggttgtggccgactctggcaaCCACTGCTTCAAGGCCTACCGCTACCTGCAGTAG
- the HPX gene encoding hemopexin — protein MRSPLGALCLSWALALALAHPLGHGSSKFNGTGGSSWHHSASQPPLNDTETTRRCANEEGFDAITLDERGNMLFFKGDVVWKGFSGPAEPLNASWPQIQGPLDTALRIHHLDQPAAHDNVYLFQGLWVWAYAQGKLRPGFPRRIEEEFRGVPGHLDAAVECHPKECAAATVLFFKGPLVLSYDLATGMVKQRSWPAVANCSSAVRWLERYYCFQGIQFLRFDPVTGEVPPKYPRDARDYFMRCPGRGHGHEAKGNATLRAAMDPCSAEPFQAFSSDDSGRIYAFRGGQYLRVDSWRDGWHAWPLSHTWKGLEGDVDAAFSWEDKFYLIQGSEVTIFRAGSGYSRVEGYPRPLQEELGLPGADAAFTCPHSSHLYVFQGNSMKLVELQRSPRLPGPALATPHPHVDSAFCTAQGVFLFQGPDFYHYRSVDHLLGALGPVPAQNTAAEVFWCPMGRGKGAPTPRSPGMNSRAPSSVRLP, from the exons ATGCGCAGCCCCTTGGGAGCCCTTTGCCTGAGCTgggccctggccctggccctggcccaCCCCCT GGGTCACGGGAGCAGCAAGTTCAATGGCACCGGCGGCAGCAGCTGGCACCACTCGGCCTCACAGCCTCCGCTCAACGACACAG agaccaccaGGCGCTGTGCCAACGAGGAAGGCTTTGACGCCATCACGCTGGACGAGAGAGGCAACATGCTattcttcaaag ggGACGTGGTCTGGAAGGGCTTCAGTGGGCCGGCCGAGCCCCTCAACGCCTCCTGGCCCCAGATCCAGGGCCCCCTCGACACCGCCTTGAGGATCCACCACCTGGACCAGCCGGCCGCCCACGACAACGTCTACCTCTTCCAG GGCCTGTGGGTCTGGGCTTATGCCCAGGGCAAGCTGAGGCCCGGCTTCCCCCGGCGCATCGAGGAAGAGTTCAGAGGGGTGCCTGGGCACCTGGATGCCGCTGTGGAGTGTCACCCCAAGGAGTGTGCGGCCGCCACCGTCCTCTTCTTCAAGG GCCCCCTGGTCCTCTCCTACGACTTGGCCACCGGGATGGTGAAGCAGCGCTCCTGGCCGGCCGTGGCCAACTGCTCCTCCGCCGTGCGCTGGCTGGAGCGCTATTACTGCTTCCAGGGCATCCAGTTCTTGCGCTTCGACCCCGTCACGGGCGAGGTGCCCCCCAAGTACCCGCGGGATGCCAGGGACTACTTCATGCGCTGCCCAGGAAGAG GCCACGGGCACGAGGCGAAGGGCAATGCCACCCTCAGGGCAGCCATGGACCCCTGCAGCGCGGAGCCCTTCCAAGCCTTCTCCTCGGACGACTCAGGGCGCATCTATGCCTTCCGTG GGGGGCAGTATCTCCGCGTGGATTCCTGGCGCGATGGCTGGCATGCCTGGCCTCTCAGCCACACCTGGAAGGGCCTGGAGGGGGACGTGGACGCTGCCTTCAGCTGGGAGGACAAATTCTACCTGATCCAG GGCTCTGAGGTCACCATCTTCCGGGCCGGCTCTGGCTACAGCCGCGTGGAGGGCTACCCCCGGCCTCTGCAGGAGGAGCTGGGGCTGCCGGGCGCGGATGCGGCCTTCACCTGCCCTCATTCTAGCCACCTCTACGTCTTTCAAG GAAACTCCATGAAGCTGGTGGAGCTGCAGAGGAGCCCCCGCCTGCCAGGCCCAGCgctggccaccccccacccccacgtgGACAGCGCCTTCTGCACCGCCCAGGGGGTCTTCCTTTTCCAGGGGCCCGACTTCTACCACTATAGGAGTGTGGACCATCTCCTGGGGGCCCTGGGGCCCGTGCCTGCCCAGAACACGGCTGCGGAGGTTTTCTGGTGCCCCATGGGAAGGGGCAAGGGGGCCCCCACACCCCGCTCCCCAGGCATGAATAGCAGGGCCCCTTCctctgtgcgactgccataa